Proteins encoded by one window of Burkholderia plantarii:
- a CDS encoding pilin — translation MFEALSVALLQQFSRRLCGTRIRAPAGSCRTRRRAFTLIELMIVLAIVGVVAAYAIPAYQDYLARSRVGEGISLASSARLAVAENAASGAPLGSGYGSPPATRNVESIAIDDETGQIRIAYTTRVAQAGANTLVLVPSAPDNAEAPTARVALAKGTLQAGSITWECFAAGKTASSLPAPGSGPLPADGATLAGRLAPPECRG, via the coding sequence ATGTTCGAAGCCTTGTCCGTTGCCCTCCTTCAGCAGTTCTCGCGGCGCCTGTGCGGCACGCGCATCCGCGCGCCGGCCGGCTCGTGCCGGACACGGCGGCGCGCCTTCACGCTGATCGAGCTGATGATCGTGCTGGCCATCGTCGGCGTGGTTGCGGCCTATGCGATCCCCGCGTATCAGGACTATCTGGCCCGCAGCCGCGTCGGCGAGGGCATCTCGCTCGCCTCGTCGGCGCGGCTCGCGGTGGCGGAGAACGCGGCGAGCGGCGCGCCCCTCGGCAGCGGCTACGGCTCGCCGCCCGCCACGCGCAACGTCGAATCGATCGCGATCGACGACGAGACCGGCCAGATCCGCATCGCCTACACCACGCGCGTCGCGCAGGCCGGCGCGAACACGCTGGTGCTGGTGCCGTCCGCGCCCGACAACGCCGAGGCGCCCACCGCCCGTGTCGCGCTCGCGAAGGGCACGCTGCAGGCCGGCTCGATCACCTGGGAGTGTTTCGCGGCGGGCAAGACGGCCTCGTCGCTGCCGGCGCCGGGCTCGGGGCCGCTGCCGGCCGACGGGGCGACGCTCGCGGGCCGGCTCGCGCCGCCGGAGTGCCGCGGCTAG
- a CDS encoding TerC family protein has protein sequence MIEFFATLHWAAVVQIVVIDLLLGGDNAVVIALACRNLPASQRLRGVIWGTVGAIVLRVVLIAFAVLLLDIPFLKLAGGLLLLWIGAKLLVPADDAHDGIQGADRLWAAVRTIIVADAVMSIDNVIAIAGAAERADPHHRLALVIFGLVVSIPVIVWGSTLVLKLLDRFPVIVMFGAALLGWIAGGLIIADPALDRWQQLDAPAAGYAASIAGAILVVVAGTVWKRRRTAGAH, from the coding sequence ATGATCGAATTTTTCGCCACGCTTCACTGGGCGGCCGTCGTGCAGATCGTCGTCATCGATCTGCTGCTCGGCGGCGACAACGCTGTCGTGATCGCGCTGGCCTGCCGCAACCTGCCTGCCTCGCAACGCCTGCGCGGCGTGATCTGGGGCACCGTGGGGGCAATCGTGCTGCGCGTGGTGCTGATCGCGTTCGCGGTGCTGCTGCTCGACATTCCGTTCCTGAAGCTCGCGGGCGGCCTGCTGCTGCTCTGGATCGGCGCGAAGCTGCTGGTGCCGGCCGACGACGCGCACGACGGCATCCAGGGCGCGGACCGGCTGTGGGCCGCGGTGCGCACCATCATCGTGGCCGACGCGGTGATGAGCATCGACAACGTGATCGCGATCGCGGGTGCCGCCGAGCGCGCCGATCCGCACCACCGGCTCGCGCTCGTGATCTTCGGGCTGGTGGTCAGCATTCCGGTGATCGTCTGGGGCAGCACGCTGGTGCTGAAGCTGCTCGACCGCTTCCCGGTGATCGTGATGTTCGGCGCGGCGCTGCTCGGCTGGATCGCGGGCGGCCTGATCATCGCCGACCCGGCGCTCGACCGCTGGCAGCAGCTCGACGCGCCCGCCGCCGGTTACGCCGCGAGCATCGCCGGGGCGATCCTGGTGGTGGTGGCCGGCACGGTGTGGAAGCGGCGCCGGACGGCCGGCGCGCATTGA